The following is a genomic window from Thermodesulforhabdaceae bacterium.
ACCTCTCTATGTGTGTAAAGAAACGATGAACTATAGTAGCCCAGCAGAAAATAATGAAACTTACCATCAGAAACTGCCACCAGACCACATCTCGCCCCTCTACAAGACACCGCCTCATGTTCTCTATTATGAAAGTAAGGGGGTTCAGGAAAAGAAGCAGTTTGAGCTTTATGTTCACCTTGTCAATTGAATACATAACCGGTGATGCGAAAAACCATAGTTGAACAAGAAATCCGGTAGCGGCTTTAACATCGCGGTAATAAACATTAAGTCCGGCGAGAAAAATTGATACTGAGGATGTGAAAATAACCAGAATAGCGAAAAGCGGCAGGAACCAGAGAGCGGTCCATGTTATGGGAATGCGGTAAAAGATTAAAAGTCCTGCAAGACATATGGATGCTATGAAAAAATCCGCAAGTGCTACAACAAGATAAGAGAGAGGAAGAATTTCTCTTGGGAAATAAATCTTTGTTATGAGTCCGTAGTGGTTTGTAAGGCTTGGGATGGCGTGGTTGAGAGAAGAAGCGAAGAATGTCCATGGAAGAGCCCCCGCGTAAAAGAAAACAGGATAGGGTATGTCGGAAATGCGCATGTTCAGTATCAGTGAAAATACGAAGGTAAAGAGTATCATCATGCTTAAGGGTTGAAAGACCGCCCACAGAATTCCAATAACGGACTGCCTGTATCTTATAACAAATTCTCTCCATGCGAAAACCATCAGGAGGTCTCTATATTGCCAAATCCTCTTTATCATAGTGCAACTCGCATCCTTACGCCCAGATTTAACTCGACCTAAAAAGGTTTTGTGCTAGGTGGAACTGGAAGTCAAAGTCATTTTTCCTGTTTCTCTGCTGAACCATCAGCAAGCGTTCTAGCTATTGTTTATGCCTTTAGCGTTCAATAAAAAATCTTCAACACCACCATAAGGGCTGCAATAGTGCTGAACCCAACAGCCATGAAGGTGGTTAGCATAGTAAAACGGGAATTGATGTCTTCAAAGCGTTTGTTTATGTCTTCAAAGCGCCTGTTAAAATCCTCAAAGCGTTTATTCATTATCTCCAGGATCATCTTCTGTCCTTCTTCAAGCCTGGTTAAGCGTTCGAGGATATCGAAATATTTGGCTCTGTCTA
Proteins encoded in this region:
- a CDS encoding ABC transporter permease codes for the protein MIKRIWQYRDLLMVFAWREFVIRYRQSVIGILWAVFQPLSMMILFTFVFSLILNMRISDIPYPVFFYAGALPWTFFASSLNHAIPSLTNHYGLITKIYFPREILPLSYLVVALADFFIASICLAGLLIFYRIPITWTALWFLPLFAILVIFTSSVSIFLAGLNVYYRDVKAATGFLVQLWFFASPVMYSIDKVNIKLKLLLFLNPLTFIIENMRRCLVEGRDVVWWQFLMVSFIIFCWATIVHRFFTHIERSFADVI